The following are encoded in a window of Oreochromis aureus strain Israel breed Guangdong linkage group 10, ZZ_aureus, whole genome shotgun sequence genomic DNA:
- the LOC116321940 gene encoding GTPase IMAP family member 7-like isoform X1, which yields MAGSLPHPADQHVDASLTPDTQRDVIHVQEEAEADADDLHLRMVLVGRTGVGKSASGNTILGRKAFKSASSFASVTSECQKETGEVDGQTLAVVDTPGLFDITVSEEEVKEQFVRCISFAAPGPHVFLIVVQIGRFTKEEQETVKILQEIFGKEAADYTMVLFTHGDDVDNEANIDKLINGNQRLHGFISQCGGGYHVFKNRSEDVSQVRELLEKINTMVQSNGGKCYTNEMLQEAERAVREETERIQREDTEMVEEKEAAGAGGQEEKKKKFLKSVGIGAGAGSVLGPVGAALGAAVGAAVAAAKEKKCVIL from the exons ATGGCCGGCTCACTACCTC ATCCTGCTGACCAACACGTTGATGCCTCGCTCACTCCTGACACACAGcgtgatgtcatccatgtacaggaggaaGCAGAAG CAGATGCAGACGACCTCCACCTCAGGATGGTGCTTGTTGGGAGAACAGGAGTTGGGAAGAGTGCATCAGGAAACACCATCTTGGGAAGAAAAGCCTTTAAATCTGCATCCTCTTTTGCTTCAGTGACGTCAGAGTGTCAGAAGGAAACAGGAGAGGTGGATGGACAAACACTGGCTGTCGTCGATACTCCAGGACTGTTTGACATCACCGTGTCTGAAGAGGAGGTGAAGGAACAGTTTGTTAGATGCATCTCCTTTGCTGCTCCTGGTCCTCACGTGTTCCTGATCGTTGTCCAGATCGGCAGATTCAccaaagaagaacaagaaacaGTGAAAATCCTTCAGGAGATCTTTGGAAAAGAAGCAGCAGATTATACTATGGTGCTGTTCACACATGGAGATGATGTGGACAATGAAGCTAACATAGACAAATTAATAAATGGAAATCAGCGTCTGCATGGCTTCATCAGTCAGTGTGGTGGAGGatatcatgtttttaagaacAGAAGTGAGGATGTCTCTCAGGTCAGGGAACTGCTGGAGAAGATCAACACCATGGTTCAGAGCAACGGGGGAAAATGTtacaccaatgagatgctgcagGAGGCTGAGAGAGCCGTCAGAGAAGAGACTGAACGAATTCAGAGAGAAGATACAGAGATGgtggaagaaaaagaagcagcaggTGCAGGaggacaggaagagaaaaagaagaagttcCTGAAGAGCGTGGGGATCGGAGCGGGTGCTGGAAGTGTGCTGGGTCCAGTGGGAGCAGCACTGGGAGCCGCAGTGGGAGCTGCTGTTGCAgcagcaaaagagaaaaaatgtgtCATACTGTGA
- the LOC116321940 gene encoding GTPase IMAP family member 7-like isoform X2 gives MAGSLPHPADQHVDASLTPDTQRDVIHVQEEAEDADDLHLRMVLVGRTGVGKSASGNTILGRKAFKSASSFASVTSECQKETGEVDGQTLAVVDTPGLFDITVSEEEVKEQFVRCISFAAPGPHVFLIVVQIGRFTKEEQETVKILQEIFGKEAADYTMVLFTHGDDVDNEANIDKLINGNQRLHGFISQCGGGYHVFKNRSEDVSQVRELLEKINTMVQSNGGKCYTNEMLQEAERAVREETERIQREDTEMVEEKEAAGAGGQEEKKKKFLKSVGIGAGAGSVLGPVGAALGAAVGAAVAAAKEKKCVIL, from the exons ATGGCCGGCTCACTACCTC ATCCTGCTGACCAACACGTTGATGCCTCGCTCACTCCTGACACACAGcgtgatgtcatccatgtacaggaggaaGCAGAAG ATGCAGACGACCTCCACCTCAGGATGGTGCTTGTTGGGAGAACAGGAGTTGGGAAGAGTGCATCAGGAAACACCATCTTGGGAAGAAAAGCCTTTAAATCTGCATCCTCTTTTGCTTCAGTGACGTCAGAGTGTCAGAAGGAAACAGGAGAGGTGGATGGACAAACACTGGCTGTCGTCGATACTCCAGGACTGTTTGACATCACCGTGTCTGAAGAGGAGGTGAAGGAACAGTTTGTTAGATGCATCTCCTTTGCTGCTCCTGGTCCTCACGTGTTCCTGATCGTTGTCCAGATCGGCAGATTCAccaaagaagaacaagaaacaGTGAAAATCCTTCAGGAGATCTTTGGAAAAGAAGCAGCAGATTATACTATGGTGCTGTTCACACATGGAGATGATGTGGACAATGAAGCTAACATAGACAAATTAATAAATGGAAATCAGCGTCTGCATGGCTTCATCAGTCAGTGTGGTGGAGGatatcatgtttttaagaacAGAAGTGAGGATGTCTCTCAGGTCAGGGAACTGCTGGAGAAGATCAACACCATGGTTCAGAGCAACGGGGGAAAATGTtacaccaatgagatgctgcagGAGGCTGAGAGAGCCGTCAGAGAAGAGACTGAACGAATTCAGAGAGAAGATACAGAGATGgtggaagaaaaagaagcagcaggTGCAGGaggacaggaagagaaaaagaagaagttcCTGAAGAGCGTGGGGATCGGAGCGGGTGCTGGAAGTGTGCTGGGTCCAGTGGGAGCAGCACTGGGAGCCGCAGTGGGAGCTGCTGTTGCAgcagcaaaagagaaaaaatgtgtCATACTGTGA